Proteins found in one Acidobacteriota bacterium genomic segment:
- a CDS encoding TonB-dependent receptor — QTSGALWGQAAVQLAPWFRAVAGLRGDLYRFNVSSNVPENSGTETSGIVSPKLSLVFGPFSNTEIYLNGGYGFHSNDGRGATLHVDPVTKDPAEPVTPLARAKGAEFGVRSTAFKGFQSTLGVWLLDIGSELVFSGDAGITEPSRPSRRIGFEWANYWSPLPWMTVDADFAYSRARFTEDDPVGNYIPGAIEGVASAGVSVNNLSGFFGSVRVRYFGPRALIEDDSVRSKSSTLVNLKVGWQAAPWARFTLDVYNLFNTQASDIDYYYASRLPGESAEGVDDVHFHPVDSRTIRAGLTLTF; from the coding sequence GCAGACGAGCGGCGCCCTCTGGGGGCAGGCCGCCGTCCAGCTCGCGCCGTGGTTCCGCGCGGTCGCGGGTCTGCGCGGCGACCTCTACCGCTTCAACGTCTCGAGCAACGTCCCCGAGAACTCGGGCACGGAAACGAGCGGCATCGTGAGCCCGAAGCTCAGCCTCGTCTTCGGGCCGTTCTCGAACACCGAGATCTACCTGAACGGCGGGTACGGCTTCCACAGCAACGACGGGCGCGGCGCGACGCTCCACGTCGATCCCGTGACGAAGGACCCCGCCGAGCCGGTGACGCCTCTCGCCCGGGCGAAGGGCGCCGAGTTCGGCGTTCGCTCAACGGCGTTCAAGGGCTTCCAGTCGACGCTCGGCGTCTGGCTCCTCGACATCGGCTCCGAGCTCGTCTTCTCCGGCGACGCGGGCATCACGGAACCGAGCCGGCCGAGCCGCCGCATCGGCTTCGAGTGGGCGAACTACTGGAGCCCCCTCCCGTGGATGACCGTGGACGCGGACTTCGCGTACTCGCGCGCGCGCTTCACCGAAGACGATCCCGTGGGCAACTACATCCCGGGCGCGATCGAGGGCGTCGCGTCGGCGGGCGTCTCCGTCAACAATCTCTCGGGCTTCTTCGGAAGCGTGCGCGTCCGGTACTTCGGTCCGCGCGCGCTGATCGAGGACGACAGCGTCCGGTCGAAATCCTCCACGCTCGTCAACCTCAAGGTCGGCTGGCAGGCCGCGCCCTGGGCGCGCTTCACGCTCGACGTCTACAACCTCTTCAACACGCAGGCGAGCGACATCGACTACTACTACGCGTCGCGCCTTCCCGGCGAGAGCGCGGAAGGCGTCGACGACGTCCACTTCCACCCCGTCGACTCGCGAACGATCCGGGCGGGGCTGACTCTGACGTTCTGA
- a CDS encoding LysR family transcriptional regulator yields MTAAAKSATAIRARPRIRILRGTVIAFGPGKADLLDAIRAKGSIRKAAEKLGMSYMRAWHLVQTMNAEFRAPVVSTVRGGERRGGTSVTATGEAVLVLYREMESASVGAMVPAWHRLRPYLRR; encoded by the coding sequence ATGACCGCTGCTGCCAAGTCCGCGACCGCGATCCGAGCTCGGCCTCGAATCCGGATCCTGAGGGGGACCGTGATCGCCTTCGGACCCGGAAAGGCTGACCTGCTCGACGCCATCCGGGCGAAAGGCAGCATCCGGAAGGCCGCAGAGAAACTCGGGATGTCCTACATGCGCGCCTGGCACCTCGTGCAGACGATGAACGCGGAGTTTCGGGCACCGGTCGTCTCGACCGTTCGGGGAGGGGAAAGACGCGGCGGTACATCGGTGACGGCGACGGGTGAAGCCGTGCTCGTCCTCTATCGGGAGATGGAGTCGGCGAGCGTCGGGGCGATGGTGCCGGCTTGGCACCGCCTCAGGCCGTACCTCAGGCGATGA
- the modB gene encoding molybdate ABC transporter permease subunit translates to MTAADLSAIRLTAELATLTTLLLLLVGTPIAWWLARTTSLWKGPVAAVVALPLVLPPTVLGFYLLVTMGPHGPVGRLTSSLGLGVLPFTFPGLVIASVLYSMPFVVQPVQNAFEGIGDRPLEVAATLRASPLDTFFSVAVPLARRGFITAAILGFAHTVGEFGVVLMMGGNIQGVTRVVSVSIYDHVEASEYASAHWLAGGMILFSFLVMLALNWIGTTPRRHAR, encoded by the coding sequence ATGACGGCCGCCGATTTGTCCGCGATCCGCCTGACAGCGGAGCTGGCGACGCTCACGACGCTCCTCCTCCTCCTCGTCGGAACGCCGATCGCCTGGTGGCTCGCCCGCACGACCTCGCTCTGGAAAGGACCAGTCGCCGCAGTCGTGGCGCTGCCGCTCGTCCTTCCGCCCACCGTTCTCGGTTTCTATCTCCTTGTGACGATGGGGCCGCACGGCCCCGTCGGCCGGCTCACGTCATCGCTCGGCCTCGGCGTCCTGCCGTTCACGTTTCCGGGACTCGTCATCGCCTCCGTCCTCTACTCGATGCCCTTCGTCGTGCAGCCGGTCCAGAACGCCTTCGAAGGCATCGGCGACCGCCCTCTCGAGGTGGCCGCGACGTTGCGCGCGAGTCCGCTCGACACGTTCTTCTCCGTCGCAGTGCCGCTCGCGCGCCGCGGGTTCATCACCGCCGCGATCCTCGGGTTCGCGCATACCGTCGGCGAGTTCGGCGTCGTCCTGATGATGGGTGGCAACATCCAGGGCGTGACCCGTGTCGTGTCGGTCAGCATCTACGATCACGTCGAGGCGTCGGAGTACGCATCGGCGCACTGGCTCGCCGGCGGCATGATCCTGTTCTCCTTCCTCGTGATGCTCGCGTTGAACTGGATCGGCACGACACCGCGCAGGCACGCTCGGTGA
- the modC gene encoding molybdenum ABC transporter ATP-binding protein, which yields MSGPESSTTAAPGRLSGRFRLSYPSGFDLDVDFDLPGRGVSALFGASGSGKTTMLRCMAGLERAPDAFLAVAGEVWQDETRGVFVPTFRRPLGYVFQEASLFSHLSVRHNVDYGRRRVLPAERRVAREKAIELLGIGHLLDRMPDHLSGGERQRVAIARALAASPRLLLLDEPLAALDLQRKREVLPYLERLHGELEIPLIYVSHQPDEVARLADHLVLLDRGRVTASGPLAELLTRLDLSLAHGDTAGAVIEATVAAHDEAFHLTYLEFAAGRVSIPREDLSAGTRRRVRVLARDVSVTLAPQTGTSILNILPARVAGLVEEKPGQVMVRLDAAGTALLARVTAKSVSQLGLREGQSVYAQIKGMAMLE from the coding sequence GTGAGCGGCCCTGAGTCGTCGACCACCGCCGCGCCCGGCCGTCTGTCGGGCCGCTTCCGCCTGAGCTACCCCTCAGGGTTTGACCTCGACGTGGATTTCGACCTGCCGGGACGCGGCGTCAGCGCCCTCTTCGGTGCGTCGGGCTCGGGTAAAACCACGATGCTGCGTTGCATGGCCGGACTCGAACGAGCACCGGATGCGTTCCTCGCCGTGGCCGGCGAGGTGTGGCAGGACGAGACGCGCGGCGTGTTCGTTCCCACTTTTCGCCGCCCCCTCGGCTACGTCTTCCAGGAAGCCAGCCTCTTCTCTCATCTCTCAGTTCGGCACAATGTCGACTACGGCCGACGCCGTGTCTTACCAGCCGAGCGACGCGTGGCGCGAGAGAAGGCGATCGAGCTTCTCGGTATCGGCCACCTCCTCGACCGAATGCCCGACCACCTCTCCGGCGGAGAGCGCCAACGCGTCGCCATCGCCCGCGCGCTCGCCGCCAGCCCGCGATTGCTCCTCCTGGACGAGCCGCTCGCGGCGCTCGACCTCCAACGCAAGCGCGAGGTCCTCCCGTACCTGGAGCGGCTGCATGGGGAGCTGGAGATACCCTTGATCTACGTGAGCCATCAACCCGACGAGGTGGCTCGCCTTGCCGATCATCTCGTCCTCCTCGATCGGGGCCGCGTGACGGCTTCCGGCCCGCTCGCGGAGCTGCTGACCCGGCTCGACCTGTCGCTCGCGCACGGCGATACAGCCGGTGCCGTGATCGAAGCCACCGTGGCAGCACACGACGAGGCTTTTCACCTCACGTATCTCGAGTTCGCGGCCGGTCGCGTGAGCATTCCGCGAGAGGACTTGAGCGCCGGTACGCGCCGGCGAGTGCGGGTGTTGGCACGCGACGTGAGCGTCACGCTCGCGCCGCAGACCGGTACCAGCATTCTCAATATTCTGCCGGCCCGTGTCGCGGGCCTCGTGGAAGAGAAGCCGGGACAGGTGATGGTGCGGCTCGACGCGGCGGGCACCGCTCTCCTGGCGCGCGTGACGGCGAAGTCCGTGTCGCAGCTCGGGCTGCGCGAAGGCCAGAGCGTCTACGCGCAGATCAAGGGAATGGCGATGCTGGAATGA
- a CDS encoding DsrE family protein — MTDTMRPGDCSRLDFLRTAGLASAALGVSSLASPAASAADAKGRYVVVVTNGSNDPNRAILGLLMALQVADKGLGEVHVWTTIHGAELANSAKAEKIVSPIFKKFGNGLELVMKLKAKGATFRVCPPCADAMGATGADKMDFFELKGADWLMQNLQGAQVAWM; from the coding sequence ATGACAGACACGATGAGGCCGGGCGATTGCTCACGTCTCGATTTTTTGAGGACCGCGGGGCTGGCCTCCGCCGCACTCGGCGTCAGTTCTCTCGCAAGCCCGGCGGCGTCCGCCGCGGACGCGAAGGGGAGGTACGTCGTCGTCGTCACCAACGGGTCGAATGACCCGAACCGGGCCATCCTCGGGCTGCTGATGGCTCTGCAGGTGGCCGACAAGGGCCTCGGCGAGGTGCACGTCTGGACGACGATCCACGGCGCCGAGCTCGCGAACAGTGCGAAGGCCGAGAAGATCGTCTCGCCGATCTTCAAGAAGTTCGGGAACGGGCTGGAGCTCGTGATGAAACTCAAGGCAAAGGGGGCGACGTTCCGCGTCTGCCCCCCCTGCGCCGACGCAATGGGAGCCACCGGCGCCGACAAGATGGACTTCTTCGAGCTGAAGGGGGCCGACTGGCTGATGCAGAACCTGCAGGGCGCCCAGGTCGCCTGGATGTAG
- a CDS encoding HAMP domain-containing histidine kinase, with amino-acid sequence METPRDGRREISLIWLARLRWLAVLGQVGALVFAREFLSAQIPIAPFLAVVLVTALSNLAVRALLASGRTPAAGLPGALLTLDTLSLTGLLMLSGGPSNPFSTLYLVHVTLAAVVLGARWAWILTGLAVACYASLFFWYVPIPELEHMGHRMPAGAGLHLDHFQTMWVALSVSAFLTVLFVVRLAGALEKRNEEVGRMRERALKAERLAVVTTLAAGAAHELGTPLGTIAVAASELERVLRESKAPDLPALAADARLICAEVERCRAVLDRIASEGGEITGEDVSPIRAGDVAADALASLSEADARRVVFEDRAPSARIVAPHKALSRTLRDVLRNALEASPPGAPVALWLDAGSGSVRITTLDEGPGISPEALGRVGEPFFSTKLPGQGLGLGLFLARGLCESLGGRLTVERRPRGGTSVTLELPEARGPA; translated from the coding sequence ATGGAGACGCCTCGTGACGGACGGCGGGAGATCAGCCTTATCTGGCTGGCGCGGCTGCGTTGGCTGGCCGTCCTCGGGCAGGTCGGCGCGCTCGTCTTCGCCCGGGAATTCCTGTCCGCGCAGATCCCCATCGCGCCGTTTCTCGCCGTCGTCCTCGTCACGGCGCTCTCGAACCTCGCGGTGCGCGCGCTGCTCGCGTCGGGCCGGACCCCTGCGGCGGGCCTGCCCGGCGCGCTCCTGACGCTCGACACGCTCTCCCTGACGGGCCTCCTGATGCTCTCGGGCGGGCCGTCCAATCCGTTCAGCACGCTCTACCTCGTCCACGTCACGCTCGCGGCGGTCGTCCTCGGGGCGCGGTGGGCGTGGATCCTCACGGGCCTCGCCGTCGCGTGCTACGCGAGCCTCTTCTTCTGGTATGTGCCGATCCCCGAGCTGGAGCACATGGGCCACAGGATGCCCGCCGGTGCGGGGCTGCACCTGGACCACTTCCAGACCATGTGGGTCGCCCTGAGCGTGTCGGCCTTTCTGACCGTCCTCTTCGTGGTGAGGCTCGCCGGCGCGCTCGAGAAGAGGAACGAGGAGGTCGGTCGGATGCGCGAGCGCGCGCTCAAGGCCGAACGCCTCGCCGTCGTGACGACGCTCGCGGCGGGCGCGGCGCACGAACTCGGGACGCCGCTCGGGACGATCGCGGTCGCCGCGTCGGAGCTGGAGCGCGTGCTCCGCGAGTCGAAGGCCCCGGACCTCCCGGCGCTCGCCGCCGACGCGCGCCTCATTTGCGCTGAAGTGGAACGCTGCCGCGCGGTCCTCGACCGGATCGCCTCCGAGGGAGGCGAGATCACCGGAGAAGACGTCTCCCCGATACGGGCTGGGGACGTCGCCGCGGACGCTCTCGCGTCGCTGTCGGAGGCCGACGCCCGCCGGGTTGTCTTCGAGGACCGTGCCCCGTCCGCACGCATCGTCGCCCCGCACAAGGCGCTCTCCCGCACCCTGCGCGACGTCCTCCGAAATGCGCTCGAGGCCAGCCCGCCTGGCGCGCCCGTGGCGCTGTGGCTCGACGCGGGTTCCGGCTCCGTCCGCATCACGACGCTCGACGAGGGCCCCGGGATTTCCCCGGAAGCGCTCGGGCGTGTGGGCGAGCCGTTCTTCTCGACGAAGTTGCCGGGGCAGGGGCTCGGCCTCGGGCTCTTCCTCGCGCGCGGCCTTTGCGAGAGCCTCGGCGGCCGCCTGACGGTCGAGCGGCGCCCGCGGGGCGGGACATCCGTGACCCTCGAGCTGCCCGAGGCGAGGGGCCCGGCTTGA
- a CDS encoding TonB-dependent receptor: MHTIATPTRFQRTSVHLLALALSLACVPLRADEAEEPAPKKKEADVVVTAPKPAAYESPAGQTTTTIPGESFKNATAFSIGDVLIQTPGVTVQQGNGPRDVSVSVRGSNARQTFGIRNIQVLEDGFPFTQPDGLARTDLMDPHAYAGIDVFQGPAGALYGNYATSGAVNFRTRTGLEINGAEVGGDVGGFGYKNGYVSFGHRQGAWDYALFGSYVGGDGFTSHTAYHTTTLNFLTTYTATPKDRITVKFVNNDLDSDLSIRLSLVQFNLNPFQKGCEALAGTGCASVSVFANGVNGPRVSLSAEQASLGRHDRRTITAGRWEHDFAEGVTWRTQLVWDNRDIKQPTSATAAVGTYPSFNLMSDVTANGRLFGLPARHYGGVFANWENINSTTYNTAPGGDVSPTPGSPASLGAVTQTVLGHHLNYGARVREEVDFARGWTAVAGVGVENTKLEAQARNWTYPLAAPPTWATIDANRTFFNVAPDVSLSFQPAKEWQFRARVAGGYGTPQATNLFVTPQGAPGNNTDLKPQTNLGVDLGVDWTVAGSLKAGVIGFWEFFRNELVSQSPGANLQSFTFNAPRSEHRGVEVTLDWRPLSTAVPGLQLSGAYLYNNQVYTEYVERLSAGTQSTAFDRSGNKLPGVPPHYVHARVGYDQLTGLLRGLGFYVDSDYRAATPIDNANLVSVPSYVLWSANLHYDRDLGSGLVKGVRLFLEVRNAFDATYVGSASNVSNTISPATGEQNGAASVSAATGAIWAGAPRTVSGGFRLRL; this comes from the coding sequence ATGCACACGATTGCGACCCCGACTCGATTTCAACGGACGTCCGTTCACCTGCTCGCCCTCGCGCTCTCACTCGCGTGCGTTCCGCTGCGCGCCGACGAGGCCGAGGAGCCCGCTCCGAAGAAGAAGGAAGCCGACGTCGTCGTGACGGCGCCCAAGCCGGCCGCGTACGAGTCGCCCGCCGGCCAGACGACGACGACGATCCCGGGCGAGTCGTTCAAGAACGCGACGGCTTTCTCGATCGGTGACGTCCTGATCCAGACGCCCGGTGTCACGGTCCAGCAGGGCAATGGGCCGCGCGACGTCTCCGTCTCCGTCCGCGGCTCGAACGCGCGCCAGACGTTCGGCATCCGCAACATCCAGGTCCTCGAAGACGGCTTCCCGTTCACGCAGCCGGACGGCCTCGCGCGGACCGACCTCATGGACCCGCACGCGTACGCCGGGATCGACGTCTTCCAGGGCCCCGCGGGCGCGCTCTATGGCAACTACGCGACGTCCGGCGCCGTGAACTTCAGGACGCGCACCGGCCTCGAGATCAACGGCGCCGAGGTGGGCGGCGACGTGGGCGGCTTCGGGTACAAGAACGGATACGTGAGCTTCGGGCACCGGCAGGGAGCGTGGGACTACGCGCTCTTCGGAAGCTACGTCGGGGGGGACGGCTTCACTTCGCACACGGCGTACCACACGACGACGCTGAACTTCCTCACGACGTACACGGCCACACCGAAGGACCGCATCACGGTCAAGTTCGTGAACAACGACCTCGACTCGGACCTCTCGATCCGTCTCTCTCTGGTCCAGTTCAACCTCAATCCGTTTCAGAAAGGCTGCGAGGCGCTCGCCGGCACGGGCTGCGCGTCGGTGTCCGTCTTCGCGAACGGCGTGAACGGGCCGCGCGTCAGCCTGAGCGCCGAACAGGCGTCCCTCGGCCGTCACGACCGCCGGACGATCACGGCGGGGCGCTGGGAGCACGACTTCGCCGAAGGGGTCACTTGGCGCACCCAGCTCGTCTGGGACAACCGCGACATCAAGCAGCCCACGAGCGCGACGGCGGCCGTCGGGACGTACCCCTCGTTCAACCTCATGAGCGACGTCACGGCGAACGGGCGGCTTTTCGGTCTTCCCGCGCGGCACTACGGCGGCGTCTTCGCGAACTGGGAGAACATCAACTCGACCACGTACAACACGGCGCCGGGCGGCGACGTGAGCCCGACGCCGGGCAGCCCGGCCAGTCTCGGGGCGGTCACGCAGACGGTTCTCGGGCACCATCTGAACTACGGGGCGCGGGTGCGCGAGGAAGTCGATTTCGCCCGCGGCTGGACGGCCGTCGCCGGGGTGGGCGTCGAGAACACGAAGCTCGAGGCGCAGGCGCGCAACTGGACCTACCCGCTGGCGGCGCCGCCGACGTGGGCGACGATCGACGCCAACCGGACGTTTTTCAACGTCGCGCCGGATGTGTCGCTCTCGTTTCAGCCGGCGAAGGAGTGGCAGTTCCGCGCGCGCGTCGCGGGCGGATACGGAACGCCGCAGGCGACGAATCTCTTCGTCACGCCGCAGGGAGCCCCGGGGAACAACACGGACCTCAAGCCGCAGACGAATCTCGGCGTCGACCTCGGCGTCGACTGGACGGTCGCGGGCTCGCTGAAGGCCGGCGTCATCGGCTTCTGGGAATTCTTCCGGAACGAGCTCGTCAGCCAGTCGCCGGGCGCGAACCTCCAGAGCTTCACGTTCAACGCACCGCGCTCCGAGCACCGGGGCGTCGAGGTCACACTGGACTGGCGGCCGCTTTCGACGGCCGTGCCGGGGCTCCAGCTCTCGGGGGCGTACCTCTACAACAACCAGGTCTACACGGAGTACGTCGAGCGGCTGAGCGCCGGCACGCAGTCCACCGCCTTCGACCGGTCCGGAAACAAGCTCCCCGGCGTCCCGCCGCATTACGTCCACGCCCGCGTCGGCTACGACCAGCTCACCGGCCTGCTGCGCGGCCTCGGCTTCTACGTCGACTCGGACTACCGCGCCGCGACGCCGATCGACAACGCGAACCTCGTGAGCGTCCCGAGCTACGTCCTCTGGTCGGCGAACCTCCATTACGACCGCGATCTGGGTTCCGGGCTCGTCAAGGGTGTGCGCCTCTTCCTCGAGGTCCGAAACGCGTTCGACGCGACGTACGTTGGGTCGGCCTCGAACGTCTCGAACACGATCAGCCCGGCGACGGGCGAGCAGAACGGCGCGGCCTCGGTGTCGGCCGCGACGGGCGCGATCTGGGCCGGCGCCCCGCGGACCGTTTCCGGCGGATTCCGGCTGAGGCTCTGA
- a CDS encoding TonB-dependent receptor: MLPSFATLTTILILGPAGTAAGQTAPAASPDERRETHAQVAVTAPKTDVSPAPTCELDEAALAALRPSTSDTASLLRDVPGVALHTGGGVSSLPVIHGLADDRLLVKIDGMPLASACPNHMNSPLSYIDPTNVASVKVFAGIAPVSAGGDSIGGTILVDSAAPEFAKAGQGTLVKGGAGAFYRSNGNGWGANLAALVAGPTFSVTYNGSLAQSENYSAAKDFKPSGPAAMGQGWLEGDVVGSSRFKAWNHEVGFALKLDAHVVEVKLGLQDIPYEGYPNQRMDLTGNDSKHVNLHYTGRFSWGVLEARAYAEKTQHSMNFGDDKQFWYSGTIPGMPMDTEGRNSGALVRAAVALSPGNTLTAGAEYQRFRLDDWWPPSGGMMAPNTFWNINDGQRDRLGVFAEWETRWNPRWTTQLGLRSDTVQSDTGPVQGYYNTNMMAQYLSESTAFNAADRQRTDHNWDATALVRFAPDAGQSYAAGFARKTRSPNLYERYAWSTGGMAMVMNNLVGDGNGYVGNLDLRPEVANTVSLTADWHDASRDVWGLTVTPYFTAVHDYVDAVRCSSANMTCGAMNAMATTGFVYLQYANQSARLYGVDVSGHTLLAKGGAGRLDANLVAAFVQGENRTSGGDLYDVMPLNAKLALVHRLGGWTNTAEVQAVSARTRVSAVRNEVSTAGYALVNLRSSYTWKQFRFDLGLENLLNTLYSLPLGGAYVGQGMTMSGAGVPWGINVPGPARSIYAALNVKI; encoded by the coding sequence ATGCTGCCCTCCTTCGCGACCCTGACCACCATCCTGATTCTCGGCCCGGCGGGCACGGCCGCGGGGCAGACCGCTCCTGCTGCCTCGCCCGATGAGCGCCGGGAAACCCACGCGCAGGTCGCCGTCACCGCGCCCAAGACCGACGTCTCGCCGGCACCCACATGCGAGCTCGACGAGGCCGCGCTCGCGGCTCTTCGTCCCTCCACGAGCGACACGGCGAGCCTCCTCCGGGACGTCCCCGGCGTCGCCCTCCACACCGGCGGCGGGGTCTCGAGCCTGCCCGTGATTCACGGCCTGGCCGACGACCGCCTTCTCGTGAAGATCGACGGCATGCCCCTCGCCTCCGCATGCCCGAATCACATGAACTCGCCGCTCTCCTACATCGACCCGACGAACGTCGCGAGCGTCAAGGTCTTCGCCGGCATCGCGCCCGTCAGCGCCGGCGGTGACAGCATCGGCGGCACGATCCTCGTCGACTCGGCCGCGCCCGAGTTCGCGAAGGCGGGGCAGGGCACCCTCGTCAAGGGCGGGGCCGGCGCCTTCTATCGCAGCAACGGAAACGGCTGGGGCGCCAATCTCGCGGCGCTCGTGGCGGGCCCCACATTCAGCGTGACGTACAACGGCTCGCTCGCGCAGTCCGAGAACTACTCGGCGGCGAAGGACTTCAAGCCGTCCGGGCCCGCCGCGATGGGACAGGGTTGGCTGGAGGGCGACGTCGTCGGATCGTCCCGGTTCAAGGCGTGGAACCACGAAGTCGGGTTCGCGCTGAAGCTCGACGCCCACGTCGTCGAGGTGAAGCTCGGTCTGCAGGACATTCCGTACGAGGGGTACCCGAACCAGCGCATGGACCTGACCGGGAACGACAGCAAGCACGTCAACCTCCACTACACGGGCCGGTTCTCGTGGGGCGTCCTCGAGGCGCGCGCCTACGCCGAGAAGACGCAGCATTCGATGAACTTCGGCGACGACAAGCAGTTCTGGTACAGCGGCACGATTCCCGGCATGCCCATGGACACCGAGGGACGGAACTCCGGAGCCCTCGTCAGGGCGGCCGTCGCGCTCTCTCCGGGCAACACCCTCACGGCGGGCGCCGAATACCAGCGCTTCCGGCTGGACGACTGGTGGCCGCCCTCCGGCGGCATGATGGCGCCGAACACGTTCTGGAACATCAACGACGGGCAGCGGGACCGCCTCGGCGTCTTCGCCGAATGGGAGACGCGCTGGAACCCGCGCTGGACGACCCAGCTCGGGCTGCGCAGCGACACGGTCCAGTCGGACACGGGCCCGGTGCAGGGTTACTACAACACGAACATGATGGCCCAGTATCTTTCCGAATCGACGGCGTTCAACGCCGCCGACCGCCAGCGGACCGACCACAACTGGGACGCGACCGCGCTCGTTCGCTTCGCGCCGGATGCGGGGCAGTCGTATGCCGCTGGCTTCGCCCGCAAGACCCGTTCGCCCAACCTCTATGAGCGCTACGCGTGGTCGACCGGCGGGATGGCGATGGTGATGAACAACCTGGTTGGAGACGGAAACGGCTATGTCGGGAACCTCGACCTGAGGCCCGAGGTGGCGAACACCGTCAGCTTGACGGCCGACTGGCACGACGCTTCCCGGGACGTCTGGGGGCTGACCGTCACGCCCTACTTCACGGCCGTCCACGACTACGTCGACGCCGTCCGCTGCAGCTCGGCGAACATGACCTGCGGCGCCATGAACGCGATGGCCACGACCGGCTTCGTCTACCTCCAGTACGCGAATCAGTCGGCCCGGCTTTACGGCGTGGATGTCTCCGGCCACACGCTCCTCGCGAAGGGCGGCGCCGGCAGGCTCGACGCGAACCTCGTCGCCGCCTTTGTCCAGGGAGAGAACCGGACGTCGGGCGGCGACCTCTACGACGTGATGCCGCTCAACGCGAAGCTGGCGCTCGTCCATCGCCTCGGCGGCTGGACGAACACGGCCGAGGTCCAGGCGGTGTCGGCCCGGACGCGCGTCTCGGCGGTGCGGAACGAAGTCTCGACGGCGGGCTACGCGCTGGTCAACCTGCGCAGCAGCTACACGTGGAAGCAGTTTCGCTTCGATCTCGGCCTCGAGAACCTCCTCAACACCCTCTATTCACTCCCGTTGGGCGGGGCGTACGTGGGGCAGGGGATGACGATGTCGGGAGCGGGCGTTCCGTGGGGAATCAACGTTCCCGGCCCGGCGCGCTCGATCTACGCCGCGCTGAACGTCAAGATCTGA
- a CDS encoding SCO family protein, whose protein sequence is MAEGRALYLSFGCAACHGPEGRGDGPAAPSLHAPPRDLHDAASFKNGHTVPGIAGSIMNGVGDGSTGMMAFPHIAGKDRLKIAAFVASLASASPGANGSPPVLEVRDAWVREPAPGQTVGAGYFTIVNAGGKAIDLISASTPDASATELHEMRMQDDRMEMRPLDAIPIPAKGSVRLATGGLHLMLIDLKRRLKAGDTVVLTLGFRDGTSKRVEAKVINPDRAAASDAPPLIDPGDFTLVDQEGRPFRLSSLRGRVALLFFGYTRCPDACPAMMSKLSRAWQLLGPDGRDVSILFVSVDPRDTPALLKEYLSYFAVPAVGLTGSKEEVNKVVKQFAASVIATPGRSAAGTLYSHTTSLYVLGAGGGVERLVPADSPPQEIRAAVLAARRR, encoded by the coding sequence GTGGCGGAGGGCCGCGCGCTCTACCTCTCGTTCGGCTGCGCCGCCTGTCACGGCCCGGAGGGGCGCGGCGACGGGCCGGCAGCGCCGTCCCTCCACGCGCCGCCGCGGGACCTCCACGACGCCGCCTCGTTCAAGAACGGCCACACGGTCCCCGGCATCGCGGGGAGCATCATGAACGGCGTCGGCGATGGCAGCACCGGAATGATGGCCTTCCCCCACATCGCGGGGAAGGACCGGCTGAAGATCGCGGCCTTCGTTGCGTCTCTCGCGTCCGCGAGCCCGGGCGCGAACGGCTCGCCGCCCGTGCTTGAAGTCCGCGACGCGTGGGTCCGCGAGCCGGCGCCCGGCCAGACGGTCGGAGCCGGGTACTTCACGATCGTCAACGCGGGCGGCAAGGCGATCGACTTGATCTCGGCGTCGACGCCCGACGCGTCCGCCACCGAGCTGCACGAAATGCGCATGCAGGACGACCGAATGGAGATGCGCCCGCTGGACGCGATTCCGATCCCGGCAAAGGGCTCCGTCCGGCTCGCAACGGGCGGCCTGCATCTCATGTTGATCGACCTGAAGCGCCGCTTGAAGGCTGGTGACACCGTCGTTCTGACCCTCGGCTTCCGCGACGGCACCTCGAAACGCGTCGAAGCGAAGGTCATCAACCCGGATCGCGCGGCGGCGTCCGACGCGCCGCCGCTGATCGATCCGGGCGACTTCACTCTCGTCGACCAGGAAGGGCGCCCGTTCCGCCTCTCGAGCCTGCGGGGCAGGGTGGCCCTGCTCTTCTTCGGATACACGCGTTGCCCTGACGCCTGCCCGGCGATGATGTCGAAGCTTAGCCGCGCCTGGCAGCTTCTCGGTCCGGACGGGCGGGACGTGTCGATCCTCTTCGTCAGCGTCGACCCGCGGGACACGCCGGCCCTCCTCAAGGAGTACCTCTCGTACTTTGCGGTCCCCGCCGTCGGGCTGACGGGCTCCAAGGAAGAGGTAAACAAGGTGGTGAAGCAGTTTGCAGCGTCCGTGATCGCCACGCCGGGACGCTCCGCCGCCGGGACTCTCTACTCCCACACGACGAGCCTCTACGTTCTCGGAGCGGGCGGCGGAGTGGAACGGCTCGTGCCGGCCGACAGCCCCCCGCAGGAAATTCGGGCGGCGGTACTCGCCGCCCGCCGGCGCTGA